gtaaaaaaaagaacgttaaCCACACATACAAGCCAATATGGTATGCGTATGACTTGACAGCTTTGTTTTGTACATCAACAGAGCTTTCCTGGTGGAACTATGACGGATCTAGCACATATCAAGCCCTTGGCTCCAACTCGGATGTCTTTCTGAAGCCCGCGGCCATTTTTCCCGATCCTTTCTTGAGGGGGAACAACAAACTAGTCATGTGTGAAACGTATAGGCCCAACAAAGAACCCACTGGTGAGTGGCGGGAAGCACGACTCTTTCAGGCATATGTATAGCATGTTGTTGTTACTGTTGTAGTTGTGCAGAGCATGAAGAGTAAATTTCTTTGCTGCTAAAGTACTGCTTCACACGTTGCAACTCACGAGCATCTCTTATTCAATTTTTTTCTCCAATGCTACCTCCGAAAGATAAGATAAAATAAAGCTAGCAAGATGATGGATCCTCTTCAGAAGCATGGCACCGAGATGTCAAAACTTAAGAGTGTCACAACACTTTATTTTATGAGCAACAGGTAAGCTGTGTTGACTGTTCATGAAGCTCATTTCCTGTTTCCTTCCATCTTTTTCTTTGCAAGTGGCTTCCATATTTTCCTTTATTCATTGTGGTCCTCACCCGTACCCATTCTAATCAGCACATAAGTGTAGTGCACATATCACATGTGGTTTTGAAGTGTCTTAGGAAAGCAGAGTTgcttcgtgtgaaacaggctTTTTTTGGAAGAAATACGTACATGCTAGGTTATGTTAGTTATCAATACGGCACAATGGCAGAACCATTTCCATATATCGATATCGAGGAGTATCCGGAAAGCAAGTTCCAGTtggcttttttaaaaaaaaagaaagaaaaaaaactagttTTGAAATTTTTACTCAGTTCCACACATCTGAGACCTACATTTCTATACAGTTTCCGCCGTTATTGAGGTACTTGTCTTGACAGAACATCACTTTTTGCACCCCAGCATTGTAGAACGATGCAATCTGTTGAGTGAAGCTGAAGTACGGTGGAATGGCACGCCATATCGTCTAATATTCCTTTTCATGTTTGAGAGGACACTGGCCACGATACAGCCACTAGTTGTATTCTCATGACCTGCCCAAGAACTGCCCCTCTGACCGCATGCAGGAAATACGAGAGCTACTCTACTCCCCACAAGGAAGAAAGATGCGTCACCACCATCTCATTGTCTAAAAATGTGAAATCGAATGAGTCTCCGGAATGGTGACTGCAGTGACTGTATTTGCAAACGGAACTTACTTTCAGGCTGCGCCTCGTAGTACAAAACTTATCCCAGTTCTAACGCTTTCTTGGTTTGCTGGCAGTTTTTTTCGTTGTTAACTTCACATCTGGAGCAACCAAGActaccaagcagcacaacatcttgggaCGAGATTGGGACGAGATTGGGACGAGATTGGGACGAGATTGGGACGAGATTGGGACGAGATTGGGACGAGACGTTGCGCTGCTTGGGAGTCTTGGTTGCTCCAGAAGTGGACTGCCCcattattggaccaatattgccaatattgggccaaaatgttgtgctgcttgggctcctTTCCTGTCAGTTTCCTGAGCCACAGGAATCCCTCTGGTTCTGTGCAGAGACGAACCACAGACAAAAGTGCGCGCTCACAATGGAGAAGGCCAAGAGCGAGGACCCTTGGTTCGGTATTGAGCAGGAGTATACTTTCCTGGACACGAGCGGCAAGCCTTTTGGATGGCCCCGCAATGGCTTCCCTGGGCCTCAGGGACCTTATTACTGCGGCGTTGGCACTGGACGTGTCTTGGGAAGAGATGTTGTGGAAGCACATTATCGTGCCTGTTTGTACGCCAACGTCAACATCACGGGCACTAACGCTGAAGTCATGCCTTCCCAAGTGAGTATGGTGTAATTTGCCAACCGAAAAATTTCCAGTATAATAGTAGGGAATCGTAAGCACACTCGGCTTCCATATTGCTGTCGTCCAATCGGAGCGCAGCCTGCCGACTCGGGGGCTGGTACATTTTACGGgccaaccacgacctactaaattataacgaccatgtcacaggCACCCCTTCcgagcgccgcatttttggaaggtagcggtggtgCTACttatcgtcccagttattgcttcatcaacttctgcaatactttgtacttcagcttaccttagtatttctgtacaagcagtggatattccacagatgtttcatactgaggttgattatcatcatcattctacgcgttttcataggagctattgctgtcgtctgctacggtagtcgtacatacgcttctgcgcgttcagaattcaaatttccatcgtccattCGTGgtgcagatctcgcgtgccgatgagtagcgcgcctagcggatcgtgcagacgggctcctcataggggttgctgattatgacatggtcgttataatttAGTAGGTCGTGGGGCCAACAACTCCGTAAGCATGACGGGGTGGGCCCTTTCCAAACCGGTTGAGGCTGAACTGCTGCTTCAGGAAGCTCACGAATTACATGCAAGTGCTTAAAGGGGTTGAGGAACCACATGGATAGAACTTTGGTCTCTGGCAGGGTCTGTACGCCTCACTCCATGCACTTCGTACACAAAGTTCCACCTCCCACATCCcattattttttatgctacaGAGCCTTAAAACCTCCCATGTTCGATACCCCCCCCCCGCTGGCTGTCGCGCCAAGCGGTGACGAGCAGCTTCGTTAAATATGCGGGAAGTAACTCTTTGACCTGTCGCTCTATGGCTCTACGTCATAGTGCTTCTGCTCATTTCTGCTTTCCGTTTTGAGCACTTCACCGTGCTGCGTCCTAGCGTTCGCCACGTACCTGCTTGCAGGTGTCGTCATGAGTACGGGTAACTACGCACTTCCGTTGCACGCTCGGTACTACATCGGCGACATCGTCATGAGATCGGGAGAGGAGAAGGCTAGCCAAGAGTAAGAGGATCTCCTCACGTTCAAAGTGACATTACTCAGTGACGCTGAAGCGCAGCGTGAGGGGGAGTTTCGACGGAGATGTTTGACACCCATAAATCTAACATTTCAACCATGATTTCATGTAATATTCGGGATTCGATTCACAACCCCTTCAATGGCGGATGATgatttatttctcatttgtGAAGTGGTCAATAGACGAATGGAGGAGACAGAGGTGACAACAGCAGCTAAACAAAAGATAAAAGTGGATGGAATGTTGCAGTGCAGTGTGTGTGACCCGTTTAATTCCTTACGAACTTCGAAGTGCTCCATATGTTCCATTCGCGAGACATTTTGCGAGTCATGGTGCGATTATCTTGCAGTTctctaaaactcactaatgtttCTGAGCAAAAACAGGTGTTCAACAAACACTGAGACCATCCTTTAATTTGcatattcattttttttttttcagtgggaGTTCCAGTGTGGCCCAACTGGTGGAGTTCATGCTGCAGACGAATTGTGGATTGCCCGTTACATCCTGCAGCGCATTGCTGAAGATTTTGGTGTTGTAGTTACCTTTGATCCCAAGCCCATGACTGGTGACTGGAACGGTGCTGGTGCACACACAAACTTCAGCACAAATGCCATGCGCAAGGAAGGAGGAATAAAGTGAGTACCTTCTTGAAACAAAGGCCAAATTTTCCACACTTGATAGGGGTAGTGGAAGTAAGTAGTAGGTCCTACAGGGGGAGCCTGTATGAGAATGAGGGAAGATCAGTGGCTCATCAACTCTGAATGGGTGTAGTGTGGGCTCAATGGGCTCCGCTCAAGTGTCATTTGTTACAGGTTTTTTGTAGCAAATTAGAGCTCATGGCCTTATTATGTCACTGCAGCAGATTAGACTGGGTTTCCAAGGTCATGCTGCTTCATGCGTTTGATTTTTTGTAATCTGAACTGCATAGTGATAAGGTAATCTAATTACGTCCTCAGTAATTGAACCTTTgaatgcaataaggggataagtcgaaaaatcccaaactgaGAAAAGGGGCCCGAtgtgattgtccgtcccattgatgCATATGCATTTcacgtttcttaccctcctgtagtgGGCCAAGAAATTGCAATACGGCATTAAaatttctttggcaggtacatattggtatgtagatgtcattgcagcaaaaatagttaaaaggggataagtcgacttatccccttattgcatacagaggttcaattccAGGTTTGCTTCTAATATTGTGTAATTGCAACTTTAACTCAATTTTGTGAGTAATTTGTATTGCACTAGGAATTACTTTTCATACAAGGCCCTTTTCTGCCATTTTACATCCACAATATATATGCACTTACACATTGAATTGGATCTAACTTGGTGTAACTCTTTGGAGTAACTATAATCgtagttaagttacaagttaatTATAACATTGTAATTGTAATTCTAATTCAATAACGTATTTAAAGGGCTGAGGAAACACATGCAACCCACTAAATGCACAGCTCCGCTTCATATGTCCATGGGTTCGACACAAAGTCTCACATTCCTCATTTGAATAGTTTTTTAACCGTTGGTTTTTTAAAACTGCAACTTTTTTTTCGTGCCACTGGTGATTGTGGTGCACTAGACGCGTGAGAAGACAAACAGGAAGCGACATTTTATCCGTGCACGCTTGCCTGAAGTACCCCAAGGTCACTATAATGAAGGCCGTTCTCTGGCGGCTGTCTCCCTATACAACCGCCTATGCTTTATGGAAGTGTCGCTCCAAAAACTGACAAGGAAGTGTCGAGTTGAGGAGCGAAAGAGGAGCTTGCCCAGCACACTACTTCGGAGTGCAGTATAGCTTCGTAATGTGGGATCGCAGAAACGTAGCATTTTAATGTGCATGTTTAGTGGACATAAATCAATATTTACGTTATTTCTCCAAAAGTTTGGAAGTGGTTTCACTGCCCCTTTAATGCAACAAAGCAGGCTTTACAGATGTGCTGATGGGGCACAATTCAGCAAGAGTATTTTGTGTGGCTGCTCCTGCCGGACTGCTTAACCAATTAAGTCTAACCTTACTGGTTCTCAGTGCCAATTCCTTCTTCCTTTTAAAGGGCCACTAAAATGGAACAACAAGTTTACTTCAAATTATGTTACACACTTTGTTGATTTCGTCACACTTTGTTGAAATTgtactacagtgaaccctcgttaatatgacctccgataatctgacatacgtgctttacgaccatactcctggggaacaatttagtgaaacctctgcaaatgcccccccccccccccattaatatgacaattccgcattatgaccaaaatttttgggaacggccatggtcataataacgagggttcactgtaattgAACCAGACTTTAATTTGAGAGCAAGCTTGTGCAGTTTAGTGCCTCTTTGATACAACCGGAATTTCACTGGCCTTAACCCCATGAGCCGTTCTTACTAGTCCTCGCTATTATCCTGCAGGGCTATCGAACAAGCAATTGAGAGGCTAGCTAAGCATCACAAGCGTCACATTGAGGCGTACGACCCCAAGCAGGGACGAGACAACGAGCGTAGGCTCACGGGCCACCACGAGACCTCCAGCATCCACGAGTTTTCCTCCGGAGTGGCCAACCGCGGATGCAGCGTCCGTATTCCGCGAGCTGTTGCGGAACAGCAAAAGGGCTACCTGGAAGACAGGCGGCCGTCGTCCAACATGGACCCCTACCAGGTCACGGAGGTCATCGCTCGGACCTGCGTTCTCGGGGAGTAGAAGAGCTGTTTCGAGGTTGTGCATCGAggtgtaaagaaaagaaaaaaaagaaaaagcaggctCGGAACAATGATCCAGACCAGAAGATTGTGATTGCGAGCTTGTCGATTGTTTGGGTTTTGCAGTTTTGCGTAGGTTGTGTCGCGTAAAAATTGTTGGAGGCAAGTAGTAGGCCGTCAAATTGTTAAAAAATTTTGATGCATACATATTTATGCTGAAGATATTGCTAGTCTTGCATGGCTTCATGCAGTAAGTGTGGCAGAGTTTGTGCAGAACGAGCCGTTGTAATTGTGTGCTCACGACATGGGAGCTGTGGTTTGTAGCTATTTTTAAGCGTGGCTGACAAGGTTCTCGAACGGATGTCCCTAATTCGGGCACGGGCGTAATGTTTGGGCATCGACAAAAGAGGGCTTCTCTCGTTTTTACCTGTTGACATTCCACTTGTTTCCGAGACACCTGTTTCACTGTGCTGTTTAACTTGCGAATACTTGGTGCCTGCGACACTTTTGTACATTCAAAGAAGAAAATCGTATTTGTTTGCGCTTGCATGACTTTTATTTGGTTTTATGGAGCCAACCTTCACCAAATGACTTTATTAAACAGAAGGAAGTCTTTGTAGTTGCTCTTGTTCGCTTTATTTCTCATCTGCTTACGGAACTTCTTGGAGTAAGCAAATTTGCTGTTCACTGCCGTTGGGATGCGTGCATAGGTATAGCCTGATGCTCCACAAATTTGGAACCACTTTTAAGTGTTGTAAAGAGGGAAGTAACATTTCCACATTATAGCTTTGTTTGCAGGTAACTATAGAATGGAAAATTGTTAGGTAGGCTTCTTTGCTCACTTCCCCAATAGGCAAGACAAattttaaaaatgaacgtcCATATCTGGGTAATGTTGCGACACTAAGTGCAGCATTCCTAATATGCTTGCGAAAAGCTAGATTATGTAAGTGCATATGGTGGGCTCTGTATAGTTTCAATATATGAAAAATGCACCGAAGTGGGTGAAAGCTTCAATGGCACTTGTTATTTGGTTTGTTAATGGTTTAGTTTGGTTGATGGTTCTCGAACAAAACTGGAAGGTTCGTTGCCAAACACTTATTGATTTCAGTAAGTTGCACTACTGGCATGAACATCGTCAAACCACACAGTAATGTTCGTGTAAGGGGGCAGGGTCACACCCATGTAATCGTAGGATGTGTACAATGTTTGGTGTACTGTATGTTGACATATCGGCTTTGTGGTGCGAACGAAGGAATGATCTTGTTTTTTTAGGTACAGTTACCAGATACACCATTAACCCATTAGTTTTCAACACTACTTTTGCATAATCTTGTATTGAGTTAGCTGAACAACTGAACCAGCTTGACTTTAGGCACTGGATAACCTCATCAGTGCAAAGCGCACAAGAGAGACAAAAGAAGGGAAGCGTGCTCTGTGCTgtgttgtctgtgtttgtctcttTTAGCACTTTTATCGCCAAGGAAGGGAAGCGGTGCCTCAGTCAGGTTGCacgattaattgattgattgattgtatTACTTTTAATTACGACAAAAATTAACAGCACCACAGGTGCTACTACGTTGCAACTGGCAGTCTTTTTGGGTAAGAAGTGTGTCCTAATTATGCACAAAGACAGTGGGGTCTTAGTGTTTTGTCGCATCTGTGTGGCGGAAAGGAGGAGGGAGACTTTGTGTTCAATACCTTCCAACTTTTATTAGAATTGTATTAAGCATACTCATGGGGACACCCCGTATTTTGTAATATGGGTTGAGAGGGGCCTTGACAAGCGGTCACACTGATCTCTTGTGATGACTGTGCCATTTCAAGTTGATTGTTTCGGCGCTCAGCCTTTTGTGTCGTGGTTCAACTCGCTGCAATGAATATTTTGCATAATATGGTGCTTCATTCTCCCTGGGTCACTTCAAGCAAAAAGTGCCTCTGGGTGGCCCTTGCAGTGGCCACACCTATTGAGTAACCTATATCTGCCATTTGTCGCTGTTTTGAACATTACGAGGATAATACAATGTCTTTCACAACACAAGGTTGCAGCGAGCATCCGTGTGATCAT
This genomic stretch from Ornithodoros turicata isolate Travis chromosome 9, ASM3712646v1, whole genome shotgun sequence harbors:
- the LOC135368235 gene encoding glutamine synthetase-like, which produces MALSVLRRSTAAAASTLVRQQLRKPNLVAALGTSASRRSEDDFRIVDSVGKATLIHYLNLPMPTDKSLCTYIWIDGTGENLRSKTRTVNFVPKSVEELSWWNYDGSSTYQALGSNSDVFLKPAAIFPDPFLRGNNKLVMCETYRPNKEPTETNHRQKCALTMEKAKSEDPWFGIEQEYTFLDTSGKPFGWPRNGFPGPQGPYYCGVGTGRVLGRDVVEAHYRACLYANVNITGTNAEVMPSQWEFQCGPTGGVHAADELWIARYILQRIAEDFGVVVTFDPKPMTGDWNGAGAHTNFSTNAMRKEGGIKAIEQAIERLAKHHKRHIEAYDPKQGRDNERRLTGHHETSSIHEFSSGVANRGCSVRIPRAVAEQQKGYLEDRRPSSNMDPYQVTEVIARTCVLGE